The Thalassomonas actiniarum genome contains the following window.
CAGAAGTTGGTGGCTGATTTTAAATGACAAGTTTTCATCTTGGCTAAGCTGGACTTTATTCACTCGTTATTTATGCTCCTTATGGCGGAAAAGGGGAATATTGAAACCTCTGCAACTGCCGTAAACAGAACAGCTAATCTGAATAAAAAATCGAGTTTATTGATGTCGTTGCGACATAGGTTGCCGGTAAATAAATAACAATGGCAACAGTATCTTAATTGCAGAAAAGGCAGCAGTGAAAGTTTCAACGCCTTGTTGTTAAAGTTTAGTTCAATTTGTAGATTATTGGCAGTAACAATGCGCTAATCTTTTGTATTTTTTACGATTAAATAAATGCTCATCAGAAGAAAAAACAGGTTTACATGGCCTGTTTTCTCTCCCGGCATTCACATTTCCCGGCGGCTAAGCGATAAAAGTTATAAAGCGCTCCACAAGGTGCAGAACATTTTAACACTTAAAAAAAACAGCAACAGGGCAAAAATTTTCTTTAATAAGGCTACAGGCAAACGGTGCACTAATTTAGCCCCCAACGGCGCGGTAAAAAAGCTGCAGACGGAGATCAGCAGCACGGCGGGCGCATAAATAAAACCTAACCTATATTCAAGACCAGAATGCTGTATCGCCGATTGCGCCAATTCTAGCGGTAAAAGATAACCATTCGCCAGGTAACCTAAGCTGCCGGCGATGGAAATAGGCAAACCTATGGCAGCAGAAGTCGCTATCGCCTTTTTAATATCGATATTATGCCACAGCAGATAAGGTACCGTCAGGGAGCCGCCACCGATGGAGACCAGGGAAGAAATTCCACCAATACCTGACCCCGCGAAAAAGAGCCCTTTCTTTGACGGCATAGTGCGCGAAGGCCCGGGCTTTTTATTCAGAAACATTTGCACGGCGACATAAGCCATAAAGAGAGAAAATATTGTCACCAGGTAGATGCCACTAAGTTTGGCGGCAATAAAAGTCATGATAAAGGCGCCCAGTACCACCCCGGGAGAGAA
Protein-coding sequences here:
- a CDS encoding sulfite exporter TauE/SafE family protein; the encoded protein is MNPEFILPLVLLGCVVGFMAGLLGIGGGGIMVPVLTGLFLAQGVMIEQVVHLALGTSMASIIMTSLSSSLAHHKHRNINWFVVKGFSPGVVLGAFIMTFIAAKLSGIYLVTIFSLFMAYVAVQMFLNKKPGPSRTMPSKKGLFFAGSGIGGISSLVSIGGGSLTVPYLLWHNIDIKKAIATSAAIGLPISIAGSLGYLANGYLLPLELAQSAIQHSGLEYRLGFIYAPAVLLISVCSFFTAPLGAKLVHRLPVALLKKIFALLLFFLSVKMFCTLWSAL